Within Sorangiineae bacterium MSr11367, the genomic segment GCTCGAGCACCAAAGCGGAGAGTTTGCCGCCGTAGACGCAGCCCGTGTCGAGCCCCGTGGCCCATGGGTGGATCTGCAGCTTCTCCACCGCGTTGTGCCCGAAGATGACGTGAGGCGGTCCCACGTAGCGTTCACCCCAGAGCGCGCCGTCGGCGACCGTGCGCACGTGCATGAGCACCTTGGGATCCTGCTTCTCGATGGGGATGCCCGGAATGAGCCCCGCATGCACCACGCGCACGTCGTGCTCGGGAAGGTCGACCCAGAGCGAGGACGTCTCGACCACCGCCCAATCCGGATCGGTGAGCGACTCGACCACGCCCTGGTGGTTCTTCCCCAGGTTCACCGGCGGGCGCTTTTTGTCCTTCAGCGCCTCCCGGTACGCGAGGATTTTCGCATCGTGGTTCCCCCGCACCACGATGGCGCCGGTGCGGCGTGCAATCTGCAGCACGCCGCGCGAATTGGGGCCGCGGGCCACGAGATCGCCCGCGAAAACGAGGCGATCCCCGGTGTGGAACGCGATGCGATCGAGCAGCGTCTGCAGCTCGTCGCAGCAGCCGTGCACGTCTCCGACGATGACGGTGCGGCCCTCTTTCATCGGCCCTCTCTCATCGATACCAGCGTTACTTCAGTTTGGCGCGCTTCGGGATGACGACCACCCCTTGTTCGGTCACCGCGAAGCGCTGCCGGTCCGCTTCGAGGTTGTAACCGATCTCTGCACCTTGCGGGATTTCCACGTCCTTATCGATGATGCACTTGCGGATCCGCGCATAACGGCCGATTTGCACACCCTCGAAAAGCACGCTCTCGACGACCTCGCTGAACGAGTTCGTACGGCACCCGACGCTGAGCACGCTGCGGTGGATGCGACCACCCGAGATGATGCACCCGTGGGAGACGAGCGATTCCGTCGCGGTACCGACGCGGGCTTGCGCCTCGTCGCGGAAGACGAATTTCGCCGGCGGATCGTGCGTGGCCCCGGTACGGATGGGCCAGCGTTTGTTGTACAAGTTGAACAGCGGATGGGTCGCGATGAGGTCCATCTGCGCTTCCCAGTACGCGTCCACCGTTCCCACGTCGCGCCAATAGCCGACGCCTTGGGGCTGTTCGTCCTCGCCCGGGACCACGTTGGTGGCGAAGTCGTAGGCCAAAACTTCGCGCCCCTCCGCGACCATGCGCGGCAGAATGTCGTGCCCGAAGTCGTGTGCGCTCTCCTCGATGCGTGCGTCCGCCTCGAGCTCGCGCACCAGCGCGTCGGTCTTGAAGAGGTAGTTGCCCATGGAGGCCAGGCACATGTTCGGATTGCCGGGCATCGTGGGCGGATTCTTCACCTTTTCGTGGAACTTGATGATCTTGCCGCGCTCGTCGACCTCCACCACGCCGAAGTCCGTGGCCTCGGCCTTCGGAACGGGGATGACGGCGACCGTGGCCTCGGCATTGTTGTCGACGTGGTAGCCGAGCATCTGCCGCACATCCATCTTGTAGACGTGGTCGCCTCCGAAGATGCACACCAGCTCCGGCTTCTCGTCGGAGATGACGTGCATGCATTGGAAGACCGCGTCGGCCGACCCCCGGTACCACTGTTTCCCGCGGCGCTGTTGCGCCGGAATGGGCTCGATCCAATTGTCGAGCAGGGGAGACAGTCGCCACACGCGCGAGATGTGCTCTTCGAGCGAAGCGCTCTTGTACTGCGTGAGCACTTTGACGCGGGTGAGGCCCGAATTGACGAAGTTGGATAAAACGATATCGATAATGCGATAGCGTCCGCCAAAGGGGACGGCAGGCTTCGCCCGCTCCAACGTGAGCGGATGAAGACGTTTACCCTCGCCGCCAGCGAGGATCATCACGAGCACTTGCCTGAGGTCGATGCTATTCCACGCCACCATGGAGGATGGGGCCGAGTCTAACCTGCTCTGGTGAAATCGAGCCCGGGAGTTTTCGCGGAAATCGCAGGCCGGCATGGTACGAGATGGAGGAAGCCCGATGGCGAAGCTGATCCCACTGCCCTCTCCCACGCCCGCTCCTCACGAGGCTCGCTCCGCCGAGTCTGGTTTGCCGGGAAATTCCGCTCGAGATGCGCATGCGCAGGGGACGGAGCAAGGTCGGTTCCCGCTGTCTTCTTTGTCCCCATTGGGCGCCGATGTCCCGCGCGTGCTCGAAATGGCTGCAGAACGCGCGCGCCGCGGTGTGCCTGGCGCGATGGCCACGGTCATCGCACGCCATGGGTCCGCTCCGGCGACCCCTGGGCAAAAACTCTACATTGGAGCGGATGGCTCCGCGTTCGGCACCGTGGGTGGCGGCGCCATCGAGCGTGAGGTGCTGGCGGCCCTCGCGGAGATGCTCGAGCGCCCGATCGACAAAGGCAGCAAGAAGTCGGTCACGCAGCATCAAATCCGCAATTTTCGGCTCGGTCCCGAGCTGGGAATGTGCTGCGGCGGCCAAGCCGACCTTTTGTTCGAGCCCATCGACGCGCTCACGCCATGCCTGATCGTCGGCGCCGGTCACGTCGCCACGGCCACCGCGCCGCTCTTGGCCCGCGTGGGCTTCGCGGTCACCGTGTGCGATGCGCGCGAAGAATGGAGCGACGAAGGGCGCATCCCCGGCGTGCGCTTGGTGCTCGGTGACTATGACGAGGTCGGCGCAGATTTCCCACGCGAGGGCGTCGTGGTGGTGATGACCCACGACCACGCCCTCGATCAAGCCGCCATCGAGTGGGCGCTTCGCAAGGGCTTCGCGTACGTCGGTGGCGTGGGCAGCCGCGCGAAAGCCCAGCGCACGCGCGATCGGCTCGAGGCCAAAGGCTTTTCGATGGAGGATCGCGCGCGGATGCGCATGCCCATCGGCGCCGACATCCATGCGCGCCTGCCGGAGGAGATCGCCGTGGCCATTGCCGCCGAATTGATCGGCTGGCGAAAGACACGATGACCGTCGACGCCGTCGTTCTCGGCGCGGGTCGGGGGCAACGCATCGGCGGGCCGAAAGCCCTGCTCGAGATCGACGGACTTACGCTGGCGGAGCGACACGTTCAGCGCGCTCTCCTTTTAAGGTGCCGGCGCGTCGTGTTGGTGGTGCGCCCCGAGGTGGCGGAGGTGCTCGATGCGAGCGCGTGTCCGTCCTTGACCATCGCACGTTCCGAGGCGCCCGATCCCGCGGGATCGCTGGCCGTCGGTCTGCGGGCGCTCGGCGAGGGCGAGCGCATTCTGGTGACGCCGGTGGATGCATTTCCGGCGAGCCAGGAAACGTTCACCGCGTTGCGTGCCGCGCTGGACGATGGTGCCCAGGCCGCGACACCTCTCTTTAAGGAGAGGGGCGGTCATCCCGTCCTCTGCCGGTGTGAAGTGCTCGCACCCTATCGCAGTGCGTTACCGCTTCCGTTGCGGGATGTGCTGCACGCGCTGGGGGCGGCGCGCGTGCGGGTGCCCGTGGACGATCCCGCCATCGGCGTCGATCTGGATACGCCGGAAGATTTTCGGAACGTCGCGAATGCATCGCCCCGCTTTGCTGCGCGCGTGGTCTTTCGTGAAGCGCACCTTCACGGATAGAGTAGTTCCCATGAGCAACCTTATCGGCACCAACGTGCCGCGCACGGATGGCGCATCCAAGGTTACGGGCGCCGCCCTGTACATCGACGATTACGCGGCCGAGGGCGAGCTTTACGGCGCCACTGTGCGAAGCGACATCGCGCGCGGAAAGCTGCGGGGCATCAAGAAGGATCCCTCGTTCGATTGGACGGGCATCACCGTCGTCACCGCCGCGGACATCCCGGGTGACAACGTGGTCGCGCTCATCGAGGACGATCAGCCGCTCCTCGCCGCGAACGCCATCAACCACGTGTACGAGCCGGTGGCCCTCGTGGCCTGCGCCGACCCCTTGCGCTTGCAGCGCGCCATGAAGGCCATCACCCTCGACGTCGAGCCGCTCCCGCCGGTGCTCACCCTCGACGAGGCCTTGGCGCGCAAAGAGTCTATTTTCGGTGAGGACAACGTCTTCAAGCGCTACGTCATCCGCCACCACATCGACGGGGAGCACGGCAGCATCGACGACATCATCGCGCGCTGCGACATCGTTCTCTCCGGGCGCTACGAGGTGCACCACCAGGAGCAGCTCTACATCGAACCGCAGGGCATGATCGCCTGGTGGGACGAGGCGGGCGTCCACGTCACCGGCTCGCTCCAGTGTCCGTACTACGTGCACAAGGCCATGAAGCGCGCCTTCGCGCTCGAGGGCGATCAGGTGCACATCGCGCAAGCGGTGACCGGCGGCGGTTTCGGCGGCAAAGAGGAATACCCCAGCATCCTCGCCGCACACGCCGCGCTTCTCGCCCGTGCCAGCAAGCGCCCCGTGCGCATGATTTATGGCCGCAAGGAGGACATCGAGGCCACCACGAAGCGCCACCCGGCGCGCGTGGACATCACCACCGGCTGCGACAAAAACGGCAAACTCGTCGCGCTCAAGGTCGACTGCGTGATGGACGGCGGGGCGTACGCCACGCTCACGTCCGTCGTTCTTTCGCGTGGCTTGCTCCACGCCGCGGGCGCGTACGAGTGGAAGCACGCGCGGGTCGCGGCGCAGGCCGTGGCGACGAACACTCCGCCGAACGGCGCCTTCCGTGGCTTTGGCGCGCCGCAGACCATCTGGGGCATCGAGCGGCACATGGACCGCCTGGCGGAGAAGCTCGGCGTGGATCCGCTCGATTTGCGAAAGAAGAACCTGCTCAAGATTGGGTCCACCACGGTCACCGGGCAGACCCTCAAGGAAAGCGTCGGCGTCGAGGAGTGCATCGAGCGCGCGGTGAAGGACAGCGGCTACTACGAAAAGCGCGCCGCCTACGCGAAGCAGGCGACGACGGGGACGAGCCGGCGCGGCATCGGCATTTGCGTGTTCATGCACGGGGCGGGATTCACCGGCTCGGGCGAGCGCCGCCTCAAGGGCAAGGTGCAGGTCGATCTCGAGCGCGGTGGGAAGCTGCGCATCCGCACCGCCTCGACGGACATCGGCCAAGGCACCGAGACGGTGTTCCGGCAGATCGCCGCCACCGCGGCGGGCGTCCCGCTCGAGGCCATCGAGTTCGAGGTGCCGTGCACCACCCACGTGCCCGACTCTGGCCCCACGGTCGCATCGCGCACCGTCATGGTCGTGGGATCCATCGTCGGCACGGCCGCAAAAGAGGTCGCGGAAAAGGTGCGGGGGTCTGCGTTTTGGACGAAGGGTGGCGACCACGCGGCCTTCGCCGCCGCCGGCGATCGCCTGCTCGACGCTGCGAAGGAGCCCATCGTGTCCCTCGTGCAATACGAGCCCCCCGTCGCGAACCAATGGAACGACGACACGTACCAAGGCGATGCCTACCCCACGTTTTCATGGGGATGCGACATCGCGGAGGTCGAAGTCGATCAGGACACCTTCGAAACGAAGATTCTCGGCTTTTGGGCCGCTCAGGACATCGGCAAAGCCATCCACCCCGTGCTCTGCGCCGGGCAGGTGGAGGGGGGCACCCTGCAGGCCATCGGCTGGGCGCTCTACGAGAACGTCGTGTGGAAGGATGGCCGCATCATGAATCCGCGCATGACGAATTACGTCATCCCCACGAGCAAAGACGCCCCCGCGTTCAAGACGATCCTCGTCGAGCATCCGTTCTCCGGTGGTCCGAATGGCGCCAAGGGCGTAGGCGAGCTTCCCATGGACGGAGGCGCCCCGGCGGTGGCCGCAGCCGTCGAGCAGGCGATTGGTGCAAAGTGCAACCATCTCCCGCTCCTTCCCGAGAACCTCTTCGCCTATGCGAAGAATGCCAAGACGAGTAACATCCAATGATGCTTCGAATGACTGTCAACGGGGTGGCCCGCGAGGTGGAGGCACCGCCGCTCGCGCGCCTGCTCGATGTGCTGCGCGGCCCCATGGGCCTCACGGGAACGAAAGAAGGTTGCGGCGAAGGTGAGTGCGGCGCCTGCACCGTACTTCTCGATGGCGTGCCGGTGAACTCGTGCCTGGTGGCTGCGGGCCAGTGCGAGGGCCAGGCCCTCACCACCGTCGAGGGCCTGCACGATCCCAACGGCGCGCTTTCCACCTTGCAGCGCTGTTTCGTCGAAGACGGCGGCGCCCAATGCGGCATCTGCACGCCGGGCATGCTCGTCGCGGCCGACGCGCTTTTGCGCGCGAACCGCAACCCCACGGAGGACCAGGTGCGCGACGCCATCGCCGGCAACATCTGCCGGTGCACGGGCTACCAGCGCATCGTCGATGCGATTTTGCACGCCGCGAAATTGGCCTCGCAACACGCGAGCACGGCCCCCCAAGCGGGGCCTGGGGGAGCACCCTGATGTTGCAGTCCACGGCAAAACTTCCGCGCGCGGCGCACGCGCCGGCGGGGCTAGAAGCTACGGAGCTGATTCGCCCGAAGACCGCTGTCGAGGCGGTGAAGGCGCTCTCGGAGGCCGCGGCGAACCATCGCTCGACGATGGTGCTCGCGGGCGGTACGGACGTCATCGTCGATCGGCATCTGCTCCCGGTGGAGCGCGCCCACGCGGTGGATCTGGTGGTGGATGTCACCGGGGTCGAGGGGTTTCGCACCATCGAGCGCGAGTTCTCCGTCGATCGCGATCGGCTCGTGTTCGCCGGTGGCGTGACGTATTGGGACCTTCGGCAGGATCCGCTGGTCTTGCAGAAGATCCCGATGCTCGCGGAGATGTCCAAGGACGTGGGCGCGGTGCAGATTCAAACGAGGGGCACGCTCGCGGGGAACATCGCCACCGCGTCGCCGGCGGCCGATGGCGTCGCGGCGCTGATGGCGCTCGATGCGAATGTGCACCTGCTCTCCGCTCCGACCGCGGGTGGTTCGGCGAAGGGGGAGGAGCGCATCGTTCCGCTGACCCAGTTTTTCACGGGGTACCGCAAGACGGTGATGCGCGCGGACGAGCTCATCGTGCGCATCGACGTGCGCGTGCCCGATCCGGCGATGGCGAGCGTCATCTGGCGCAAGGTCGGCACGCGGCAGGCGCAGTCCATCTCCAAGGTGGCACTGGCCAGCGTCATCGAGGTGCAGGACGGCACGATCCGCCACACGCGCTTCGGCATGGCGTCGGTGGCGGCGACGACGCACCCGCTCGCGCAGGTGCAGGCGTACCTCGAAGGTCGTGCGCTCGCGTCGGTGAAGGGCGACGAGGTGGACGCGGCACTCGCACGCGACATCCGCCCCATCGACGACGTGCGCAGCACCGGTGAGTACCGCATGCATGTTGCGCTCAGTCTGGTGCGCCGCGCCTTGAGCCAAGCCAAGTGAAAACGAGTCTCACCGAGGACGCGCTGGCCCCGATTCGTTCGAGGCTGCACGAGGCCAACCAAGCCTTTGCCCAGCGCTATCCCGGCGAGCGAAATGCGCGCCAGCCCGTGCACACCGTCTACGGTGGCGCGCACCTCTTTCGTGCGGGCACGGCGCCGCGGCTGGGCGAGTTGGCCCTCGGGGCGCTGGCCAAATGTGCGCCGGATGCGGGGACCTTTGCGCGCGCTATCGGCCTTCCGGAGGCGCTCGCCGAAACGGTGTACGCGCGTGTGCAGGACAAATTGCGTCGTGAGCCGGTGGAGGACTTTCGCGTCGACTTCGAGGACGGCTACGGCGTTCGCGCCGATGCGGAGGAAGATCAGCACGCCGTCGCCGCCGCCGGGGAGATGGCCAAAGGCCTCGCCGCGGGAACCTTGCCGCCGTTCATCGGCATCCGCATCAAGCCGCTCACGGCGGAGTCGCAGGCTCGCGCGCTGCGCACGCTCGATGGTTTTCTCACGGCGCTGCTCGAGGCCACGGGCGGCAAGCTTCCGCCGAATTACGTCGTGACGTTGCCGAAGGTGCAAATCCCGGAGCAGGTGGCCGCGATGGCGGACGCGCTCGAGCTCCTGGAATCGCGCCTCGGTCTCGCCGCGGGGACGCTCGTCTTCGAGATCATGATCGAGCAGACGCAGGCCATCCTCGACGCCACGGGGCGTGCCGCGTTGCCCGCCTTGATCGAGGCCGCACGCGGCCGCTGCATCGCCGCGCACCTCGGCACCTACGACTACACGGCGAGTTGCGGCATCATCGCCGCGCACCAACGCATGGACCACCCCGCTTGCGACTTCGCCAAGCACGTGATGCAAGTCAGCCTCGCCGGGACCGGCGTTTGGCTCTCCGACGGCGCCACGAACATCCTTCCCGTGGGCGACGTCCAAAGCGTGCATGATGCATGGAAGATCCACATGCGCCATACGCGCCGCTCCCTCGAGGCGGGCTTCTACCAAGGCTGGGACCTGCACCCCGCCCAGCTCCCCACGCGCTTCGCCGCCGTCTACGGCTTCTTCCTCGAGGCTCTTCCCGCGGCCTCGGAACGCTTGAAGAACTTCGTTGCAAAAGCCGCCCAAGCCACCTTGGTCGGCGACGTCTTCGACGATGCCGCCACCGGCCAAGGCTTGCTCAACTTCTTCCTACGCGGCCTCCACTGCGGCGCCATCACCGAGGACGAGGCCCAAGCCACGGGCCTCACCGTCGCGCAAATTCGCAGTCGCTCGTTCTTTCCAAGTCCATTTGCTCGATGAAGCGCAGGGCGAAATGTCAGGCTATCGCTCGACGCGCCTCGGAAAGGTCACGCGCATCGTGGTGCCCGCGCCAAGTGCGCTCTCCGCGTCGATGCGGCCGCCCATCTCGTGCACGACAGCGCGCGCGATGTAGAGGCCCAGGCCCGTGCCCTCCGACGCCGGCTTGGTCGTGTAAAACGGCTCGAAGATCCGCGTCATGTCCCCCGGCGCGATCCCCGCGCCATTGTCGGCGATCTCCACCCGAACCCAATGATCGTCCACGGTCCGCACCGCAATACGAATCTCGCCGCCGCGCTGGTCCTCCGGAATGGCCTGGGCCGCATTGACCAGCAAATTGAGAAATACCTGCCCCAATCGTCCGGCGTTGCCAAAGACCAACGCGTCCTCGTCATAATCGCGCACCACACGCGCTCGCTGCTTGATCTCGCCGTGCGCCAGATTGAGGCACGACTCGAGAACGTTGCGCAAATCCACGTGCGCCCGCTCGTCGCTTTCGCGCGTGGCGCCGCGAAGATCGCGCACCAGGTGCGCGATGCGTGCCATTCCCTCGAATGCGATGGTGAGCGGATGCATATCCCGCGCAATGGCAACTGCGAGGTCGCCCGAGGCATTTCCTTCGGCAAGCTTCGCCCACTCGGGCATGTGCTCCATCACCACGCGCAAGCTGGTCATCGCGTACATGAGCGGATTGTTCACTTCGTGCGCCACCGAGGCGGCAATCATGCCGAAGGTGGCCAAGCGATCGGCGCGAAGCCAATGCGTCTCATTCTCCCTCTCGTGCACGTCGCGCCCGTTGCGTCGATCGCGCGCCATCACCAGGTGCACGTCGGGTTCGACGTCGCTCCAGACGGTCACCTCGAGGGGGTGCGTGCTTCCGTCCGTTCGCACGAACACGCTTTCGCGATTGGATGCGCTGGGAAAACCGCCCGATTCCGAGGGCGGCTCCGCCGGCTCGCGCAGGGGCCGCACGAAGTCGCCCATCTTGCGGCATAGGATCTGTTCGCGTGGCAGGGCGAACAGATCGCACGCGGACCGATTGACCTCCAGCACGCGCCCGTCGCTGCCCACGGCCAGCATCGGATCGTGCGCCTGCTCGAATGCCGCGCGGAAAAAACCGCACGGCAACGTCATGGACCGTAACGCGTGACCTTCCCGAATGCCCATTTTCGGACCCCCTTCACGATGACATGGTGGGCGCTACGTCGCTCGAACAGGCAGGAAACGGAGGGTCTTTTTTTTTACGAACGCTTGCGCTATTGACCCTATTGGACCGGGCTACCCTGCAAGAACCAACGCGCCAAAAGGTCGCGTTCTTCCTGCGTCATACCGGTCTTATTGCCAAATGGCATCGTTTTGTTGATGACTGCGCGCGCTTTGATGCGCTCCGCATACATTTTTATCTGCTCGGGCGTGTCGAATGTCACATTGCTCGGTGCCACCTTCCACTGATCGTCGGTGGTGGTGGCCGAATGGCAGGGCACGCAGCGCTGCCCAATGACAATCCGAACGGCCGAAAAGTCGACCTTTTCCCCGGTATCGGTCGCAGCCTGCGCGACCGGCGGCCCCGAGGTGCGCGTCATCAGTGCGAACGTCGTCCCTACGCCAATGACGACCGTGGCACCAAGTGCGATGCCCCAATGGGGCCACCAGAAGCGAATGTTCATGAAATGGCGCACCAGTGCGCCCGAAACCATGAGCACCGCCAGCAAAACCCAATTGAGCGAGTTGCCGTAGGTGCTGGGAAAGTGGTTGCTCAACATGATGAAGAGCACCGGAAACGTCATGTAATTGTTGTGAATGCTGCGCTGCTTGGCGTGTTTTCCAAGCTTGGCGTCCTGCCTCTTTCCCGCCTTGGTCAGCGCAATCAGTTCATGCTGCGAAGGCATGATGTGGAAAAAGACATTGCCCACCATGATGGTGCCGAGCAGCGCGCCCACGTGAATGAACGCGGCCCGCCCGCTCAACAAGTGGTTCAATCCGTAAATGATTCCCGCGAGCAGCGTGAAGCAAAGCCCGATGGCAATCGGCTCCTTGGTGCGCAGCGGCGAACGCCAGATCAAATCGTAGACGAGAAAGCCGCCCGCCAAGCTGCCCAGGCCAATGCCCATCGCCGCGCCGTGGCTGAGTTTGGCCACCGCCGGATCCACGAGAAACGAGGCATCGCCCATGTAATAGACGAGCAAGAGCAGCGCAAAGCCGCTCATCCACGTGGTGTAGGCCTGCCATTTGAACCAGTGGAGCACTTTGGGCATCTGGTTCGGCGCGAGCTGCTTCTTCTCCATTTGGTAGAAGCCGCCGCTGTGGACGAGCCAGATTTCACCCTCGAAGCCCTCGGGCGCGTCGGCCCGGGGCACGAGGTTGCGATCCAGCCAATTCCAAAGCATGGAATTGCCAATCCACATGATGCCCGCGATGAGGTGCACCCATCGTATGAGCAAATCGAAAAGCTCTCGCAGATTCGAATCCAAAGTAACTCTCCCGAAGGCGGGCCTCAGCTCCCGCGGTACGTCGAATATCCGAATGGGCTCAAAAGCAGCGGCACGTGGTGGTGCGAGGCGGCCTCGCGCACGAGGAAGGCAATCTGCACTTCGCGGAAAAAGCCCTCCGTGCCCGCGGCGGCGAAGTACGTTTCCGTGTCGAACGTGAGACGGTACTCGCCGGCCACCAGTGGCTCGCGCAAAAGGTCGCGCAGGCGCCCGTCGGCATCGGTCACCCCGCGACCGAGCTCCGTCCACGTGCCTTCTCGCAGGGACGCTTGCGGCCCGTTTTGAACGGTACGTCGGTCCAAGCGAATCGGGACGCCCGCAGCCGGGCGCCCGCGGGCCGTGTCGAGAACGTGGGTGGTGATGCCGATGCTCATCGCTCCTCGCTACCCACCCCGGACCAACTTGTCGAGCCGAATTTCCGTGATTTTTCGCTGTTCGTCCGCTGCGCGGGAAAGTTCTGCGTCGGCGTCGTTTTTCATCCGATCTTGCGCGATGGCGAGCATCTCCTCGGCGCTCTTTCCCGTCGCACAAACGATGTAAATATGGCCGAATTTCTCCTCGTAGGCGCGATTGACGCGGGCGAGTTCCTCCTGGGTGGCACGGCTTGCATCGGCGACGCGAGCCTGTTCGCCCTTCGACCACGTGGTTGCCGTTTGGCTGGTCGCGGCCTCCGCTTTGCCGCCCCCGATGCGAGGATGATGTCGAAATGCCTCGAGCCAATCCTGCTTTCCAAGCGACTGCCAGACGTCGCGGGCCTGCGCCACCAGCGAGCCGAGATCACGGTAAGGTCGCAAGGTCGCCATCTTGTCGACCCACGCGCGCGCGCCGCAGCAGCTCGTGAGCAACGCCGCCAACTCCGGAACGGGCGCATAGTTCAAATGCCGAATGCCCAGCGCTTCGCGTCCCGCGGCCGTCACCGTGCCGTGCACCCGCATCCGGCTCACGCCGCCGTCGGGGAAAATGGAAAGGCGGATATGCGAATAGGGCCCGCGTTCACCGGTGAGCTCCTCCTCGAAGAAGTGCCGCGTGTGCGCCTGCAACTTGGTGCGCGGCAGGATTTCACGCCACTTCGAGGCGTCGGCTACCCCAGGTTCGCCGCTTTGGGCGACCGGCATTCTTAATAGCTCGTCGGTGGTGGCGTCCGGCGAAGCATGAATCCCGTGTATGGTGCAACTGTCCGGGTAATTGCCTTTGAAGTGGTTCGTGTCCACCTCGATGCGCTCGACGGTGCCCTCCGCGGCGAGGCGCACGATGGCCCAATCTGGGCCTTCCGCGCGGCTGCGTTTGGTCTCCCACCCGTCGCCCATGTTCACGCCGCGGCCCGGCATGATCAAATTGTGGCGCGAGCCGAAGAACATGTCGTTGCACGCGAGCACCAGCGCCCCGTGCTCGGCGGCCGCCAGATCGACCTCGGCCCCGGGGCGGCCGGCCCACCGTGGGGAGGGGAGCACGTCGCCGTGCACGCGCAACCGCGCGACGCCGCCGTCGGGGTAAATGTGAAAGCGCAAATGCGTTAGACGCAGCCCGGCGTCGATGGTGAACAGGTTTTGCGTATCGCCGTTCAGCATCGTCTTGGGCAGGATTTCCACCCACGGCGTGGACTCCGACGCGAGCTCTTCGCCGGTGGGGCGTCCCGGCATGGCACACCCATCGATGGAGCACGCCGCCGGGTAATTGCCTTTGAAGAACGCCGTATCGACCACGACGCCCCGCACCACGCCGGCCAGGCCCAGGCGCACGATGCAGAAGTCGTGACCGGGTACGCGTCGCCGGCGAGTTTCCCAGCCGTCCATCCACTTGCCGCGGTCGGTGTATTTGCCTTCGACGAATACGGGGTTGGTGGCCTTGAGAAGATTCTCTTTCTCGGCGAAGAACTCGTCATTGGCGTAGATCACCGCGCCGCCCAATCGCTCCGCGGCCAGATCCATGAGCTGCGTGAATTTCGAATCG encodes:
- a CDS encoding aldolase/citrate lyase family protein, translated to MKTSLTEDALAPIRSRLHEANQAFAQRYPGERNARQPVHTVYGGAHLFRAGTAPRLGELALGALAKCAPDAGTFARAIGLPEALAETVYARVQDKLRREPVEDFRVDFEDGYGVRADAEEDQHAVAAAGEMAKGLAAGTLPPFIGIRIKPLTAESQARALRTLDGFLTALLEATGGKLPPNYVVTLPKVQIPEQVAAMADALELLESRLGLAAGTLVFEIMIEQTQAILDATGRAALPALIEAARGRCIAAHLGTYDYTASCGIIAAHQRMDHPACDFAKHVMQVSLAGTGVWLSDGATNILPVGDVQSVHDAWKIHMRHTRRSLEAGFYQGWDLHPAQLPTRFAAVYGFFLEALPAASERLKNFVAKAAQATLVGDVFDDAATGQGLLNFFLRGLHCGAITEDEAQATGLTVAQIRSRSFFPSPFAR
- a CDS encoding ATP-binding protein, whose protein sequence is MTLPCGFFRAAFEQAHDPMLAVGSDGRVLEVNRSACDLFALPREQILCRKMGDFVRPLREPAEPPSESGGFPSASNRESVFVRTDGSTHPLEVTVWSDVEPDVHLVMARDRRNGRDVHERENETHWLRADRLATFGMIAASVAHEVNNPLMYAMTSLRVVMEHMPEWAKLAEGNASGDLAVAIARDMHPLTIAFEGMARIAHLVRDLRGATRESDERAHVDLRNVLESCLNLAHGEIKQRARVVRDYDEDALVFGNAGRLGQVFLNLLVNAAQAIPEDQRGGEIRIAVRTVDDHWVRVEIADNGAGIAPGDMTRIFEPFYTTKPASEGTGLGLYIARAVVHEMGGRIDAESALGAGTTMRVTFPRRVER
- a CDS encoding urate hydroxylase PuuD, which codes for MLIRWVHLIAGIMWIGNSMLWNWLDRNLVPRADAPEGFEGEIWLVHSGGFYQMEKKQLAPNQMPKVLHWFKWQAYTTWMSGFALLLLVYYMGDASFLVDPAVAKLSHGAAMGIGLGSLAGGFLVYDLIWRSPLRTKEPIAIGLCFTLLAGIIYGLNHLLSGRAAFIHVGALLGTIMVGNVFFHIMPSQHELIALTKAGKRQDAKLGKHAKQRSIHNNYMTFPVLFIMLSNHFPSTYGNSLNWVLLAVLMVSGALVRHFMNIRFWWPHWGIALGATVVIGVGTTFALMTRTSGPPVAQAATDTGEKVDFSAVRIVIGQRCVPCHSATTTDDQWKVAPSNVTFDTPEQIKMYAERIKARAVINKTMPFGNKTGMTQEERDLLARWFLQGSPVQ
- the uraH gene encoding hydroxyisourate hydrolase, with product MSIGITTHVLDTARGRPAAGVPIRLDRRTVQNGPQASLREGTWTELGRGVTDADGRLRDLLREPLVAGEYRLTFDTETYFAAAGTEGFFREVQIAFLVREAASHHHVPLLLSPFGYSTYRGS
- the alc gene encoding allantoicase, with the protein product MTDSKFTQLMDLAAERLGGAVIYANDEFFAEKENLLKATNPVFVEGKYTDRGKWMDGWETRRRRVPGHDFCIVRLGLAGVVRGVVVDTAFFKGNYPAACSIDGCAMPGRPTGEELASESTPWVEILPKTMLNGDTQNLFTIDAGLRLTHLRFHIYPDGGVARLRVHGDVLPSPRWAGRPGAEVDLAAAEHGALVLACNDMFFGSRHNLIMPGRGVNMGDGWETKRSRAEGPDWAIVRLAAEGTVERIEVDTNHFKGNYPDSCTIHGIHASPDATTDELLRMPVAQSGEPGVADASKWREILPRTKLQAHTRHFFEEELTGERGPYSHIRLSIFPDGGVSRMRVHGTVTAAGREALGIRHLNYAPVPELAALLTSCCGARAWVDKMATLRPYRDLGSLVAQARDVWQSLGKQDWLEAFRHHPRIGGGKAEAATSQTATTWSKGEQARVADASRATQEELARVNRAYEEKFGHIYIVCATGKSAEEMLAIAQDRMKNDADAELSRAADEQRKITEIRLDKLVRGG